TACAAAAATCAAAGAAATTGGCACTTTGGCACGTTTAGAAATGGAAAAATCTTTTGAGACTAAAGTACATTTATTTCTATTCGTAAAAGTTAGAGAATTATGGGAAAATATGCCGGAATTCTATAATTATATGGGACTCAAGCTTACCAAAGAGAAAAAGTGAGAATAAGCAAAGTAGGCCTCTATTGGAGCCTTTTAATCGAGAGTGTTTAGAACCCATATGCTATCAAGTTAACGCAAGTTGCCAATTAAAATGGTCAGAAACTCCCGTTTCTACGTCTTGCTTGAGACCATTTAACAGACCGTCATTGCGAGGCGTAAACCGAAGCAATCCAGAAAGACAACCCTTTTATAAACGGATTGCCACGGTTCACTAACGTGACCTCGCAATAACGGTTCGTATCGTCTCTTTTCCTTAACTTGACGCCGTTTCCGCGAATACTTTCGATTAATCTTCTCGCACCACCAATACCGAAACACCAGCATGCCTTACTATTTTAGAAGCATTTGGTCCAAGCATATAATCTCTAAGTTGAGGCCTAACTGCAGACACAATAATTAAATCAGCTTTAATTTCACTAGCATATTGAATGACTTTATCATAAACCGCTCCACGATCAACACGAAAATTTACCTTCATATCTTGTGGAAGATATTGCTGAATTAATGCTTGAATTTGCTCCTCATACTTCTTTTTTTGATCTTTGCTCCAATTTTTAGGCAAATAATCTTCTATAACTTTCATACCAAAATCTGGGATAATATGAATAAAATTTAATGTTGCATCAAAAGCTTGCACAAAATTAATTGCCACTGGCAATATAGCTTTAACTGATTGTTTATCTGCTAAATCTATAGGTATTATAATATTCTTGAACATATATACTCTAGTTTTATGAGAAATATTTTTGTTTATCTAAAGTACCCTCACTATGATCAACGATTAAGGTAATGGTGGCATCACCTGTAATATTAATCGTGGTACGCAACATATCTAATATTCTATCAATTCCTGCTAAAATAGCTACACCTTCTATTGGTAAATTTACTGAAGATAATACCATTGGTAACATAATTAGCGAAGCCCCTGGAATACCGGCGCCGCCTATAGAACCAAGCGTTGCTGTAATCACAATCACCACATAATCATGTGGCGCTAAAGTAACACCCATCATTTGAGCAAAGAATATAGTGCATAAGCCAAGGTTAATTGCAAACCCATCCATATTGATAGAAGCTCCAAGTGGCAATACAAAAGATGTACTCGATTCAGATACACCCATACGCTCTCTACATACTTGCATCGTTGTTGGTAGCGTTGCTTTACTACTTGAGGTCGAGAAAGCTACAACCTGATATTCTAAACTTTTTCTATAAAATGGCATCGGTGAAATTCGGCAACAAACATATATCAACACTCCAAATATCAAATATTGACACACCATAGCCATACTTACAGCCATTACTAATTTCGACAGGCTAATCATTACCCCTATACCTTGTGTACCAACTACCCAAGCTGTAAGCGCAAAAGCACCATATGGAGATAATAGCATAATGCAGGAAATCATTCTTAGAACCATTTTAGAAATAGCATGGCACAAATCTTTAATTTTTTCAGCACCTGTTCCTATTGTATTGATAGTAAAACCAGTAAATATCGCAAAGAATACTACTTGCAATACATTGCCTTCTGCAAATGCTCCCATAACATTATCAGGC
The genomic region above belongs to Candidatus Trichorickettsia mobilis and contains:
- a CDS encoding universal stress protein, producing the protein MFKNIIIPIDLADKQSVKAILPVAINFVQAFDATLNFIHIIPDFGMKVIEDYLPKNWSKDQKKKYEEQIQALIQQYLPQDMKVNFRVDRGAVYDKVIQYASEIKADLIIVSAVRPQLRDYMLGPNASKIVRHAGVSVLVVRED
- a CDS encoding dicarboxylate/amino acid:cation symporter; amino-acid sequence: MRYTMTLKLWHKVILGLILGIVFGLSAPGYVTYIKPVGDVFLRMIKMVIVPLIFFSLVSGITSMSDPSSLGRVGMKAVVAFWGTTFFAVLFGITVALVIKPGEGVHIDFGAVANNNIEAKSFDIVKMFINMVPDNVMGAFAEGNVLQVVFFAIFTGFTINTIGTGAEKIKDLCHAISKMVLRMISCIMLLSPYGAFALTAWVVGTQGIGVMISLSKLVMAVSMAMVCQYLIFGVLIYVCCRISPMPFYRKSLEYQVVAFSTSSSKATLPTTMQVCRERMGVSESSTSFVLPLGASINMDGFAINLGLCTIFFAQMMGVTLAPHDYVVIVITATLGSIGGAGIPGASLIMLPMVLSSVNLPIEGVAILAGIDRILDMLRTTINITGDATITLIVDHSEGTLDKQKYFS